GCGATGATGTAGACGCCCTTGAGCTGCGCCACCGCATAGCCCAGCGGCGGAATATCGCCCTGCTCCTGCGGCAGCGGTTGTGCCGGGGCAGTAGGCAGCGGCGCGTAGTAGTCGCGGTAGGCCGCCTGCGCTTCGGCAACCGGCACCCCCGGATTGCTGGCAGGCGCCTGGTAACCCGCCCCGGCACCGCGCCAGGCCGGCTGCGGGCTGGCCTGCGGGGTTTCCAGCACGCTGGCAGCCAGGCCCATCTCACCCTGCGGGCCAAACTCGCCAGCCGCCGCGCCGCTTGCGCGCACCATGGGCGTCACGGCTGCCGGCGCCGCCACCTGATCCTCGGGGCGCACGTCGGCCAGGGCGCGATGCAGGGTGCCGTAGAGGAAGTCATGCACCATGCGACTGTCGCGGAAGCGCACTTCGTGCTTGGTCGGGTGCACGTTGACGTCCACCGTGCTCGGGTCGATCTCGAGGAACAGCACGAAGGTGGGATGGCGACCGTTGAACAGCACGTCGCGATAGGCCTGGCGCACGGCATGGGCCACCAGCTTGTCGCGCACCATGCGCCCGTTGACGTAGAAGTACTGCAGGTCGGCCTGACTGCGGGAGAAAGTGGGCAACCCTACCCAGCCCCACAAACGTAGGCCGCCACGCTCGATCTCGATGGGCAGCGCCTGCTCCAGAAAGGCCGGGCCACAGACCGAGGCCACACGTCGCGCGCGGGTCATCTCGTCACCGGCCTCGTGCAGGGCGAGCACAGTCTTGCCGTTGTGGCGCAGGTGGAAGGCCACGTCGAAACGGGCCAGCGCCAGGCGCTTGATGACTTCCTGCAGGTGATCGAACTCGGTTTTCTCGGCGCGCAGGAACTTGCGCCGCGCCGGGGTGTTGAAGAACAGGTCGCGCACTTCCACCGAGGTGCCCACCGGATGGGCGGCCGGCTGCACCCGGGGCTCCATGTCGCGGCCTTCGGTTTCCACCTGCCAGGCCTGCTCGGCACCTTCCGTGCGCGAGGTCAGGGTCAGGCGCGACACCGAACTGATCGAAGCCAGCGCCTCGCCGCGAAAGCCCATGCTGATCACCGCTTCGAGGTCTTCCAGCTCACGAATCTTGCTGGTGGCGTGGCGCGCCAGTGCCAGGGGCAGGTCGTCGGGAGCGATACCGCTGCCGTCATCGCGCACCTTGAGCAGCTTCACCCCACCCTGCTCGACTTCCACATCGATGCGCCGGGCTCCGGAGTCCAGGCTGTTTTCCAGCAATTCCTTGGCGACGGAAGCCGGGCGTTCGACCACCTCGCCTGCGGCGATCTGGTTGGCCAGGCGAGGGCTGAGCAAATGAATACGGGACATGGAACTCACTACTGGGCAGCCAGCGACGTGGCGGGTATCTGCAGAGTCTGGCCGATCTTGATGACGTCGCCGTTGAGCTGGTTGGCACTGCGCAGGGCAGCCAGGCTGACCTGATAACGCTGGGCGATCAGCGCCAGGCTGTCGCCACGCGCCACCACATGCTCGCGCGGGCCCGAGGCGATCTTGCCTTCGTCACGCAGCCAGGCGATATAGGTGCCGGGCGGCGGATTCTGGTGAAAGAACTGCTTGACCCCGCTTGTGATCGAACGCGCCAGCGCCTGCTGATGGCTGGCGGTGTGCAGCTTCCTCGCCTCGTTGGGGTTGGAGATGAAGCCGGTCTCCACCAGGATCGACGGAATGTCCGGGGACTTGAGCACCATGAAGCCGGCCTGCTCGACGCGCCGCTTGTGCAGCGGGGTGATGCGCCCCATGTTGCTCAATACCTTCTGCCCGACATTCAGACTGGAGGTCAGCGAGGCGGTCATCGACAGATCCAGCAGGACGCCGGCGAGCATCTTGTCCTTGTCGTCGAGGCTGACGTTGCCGGCACCGCCGATCAGGTCGGACTGGTTCTCGGCATCGGCCAGCCAGCGCGCGGTCTCCGAGGTGGCGCCACGTTCGGACAAGGCGTACACCGAGGCGCCAAACGCCGAAGAGCGCGGCGCGGCGTCGGCATGGATGGAGACGAACAGGTCGGCGCCCTTCTTGCGTGCTATCTCGGTGCGCTTGCGCAGTGGAATGAAGTAGTCGCCGGTGCGCACCAGTTCGCCGCGGAAGCCCTTCTCGGCATTGATCTGCCGCTGCAGCTCCTTGGCGATGGCCAGGGTCACGTTCTTCTCGTACTGCCCCTTGACCGGCGACAGCGCCCCCGGATCCTCGCCACCGTGGCCGGCATCGATGGCGATGACCACATCGCGCTTGCCATTGGGTACAGGGGTGAGCTTGGGCGGCGCCTGAGTCGGCGTCACCGGCATGGCTGGCGTGCTGGCAGGCGGGCTCGGCGGCTGGGTCGCGGCGTCGGCGGCGCTGGGCTGGTCGAACAGGTCAACCACCAGGCGATTGCCATACTGCTGGTTGGGCGCCAGGGCGAAACTCTTGGGGGTGACCTGCGCCGACAGGTCAATGACCACACGCAACTGATCGGCGCTGCGCTGCGCCGAACGAATGCTGGTGATCGGCGTGTTGCTCAAAGCAAGTTGATCCAGATTGGTCGCCAGCTTGGCGCCGCTGATATCGATGACGATGCGATCGGGCGCAGCCAGGGTGAATACGCTGTGCTCCACCGGCCCGGACAGGTCGAACACCAGCCGCGTATTGTCGGGAGCGCGCCAAAGCCGCACGCCGCGCACGTCGGAGGCGGCCAGCGCCTCGGCGACGAGGGCCGCCCACAACAGCATCACAGCGGTAACCAGCGCGCCTATGCGCATAACCAACCCCATCGACTCTTGTTCATTGCTTGCCGCTCAGGGCCTTGCACCAGGCCTCCCCTCGAGCCCCATGCCCCTGCAGCAACAGCGAACGGCCGCCCGCTTGGGGGCTAATGGTAATGTCCATGTCCGGCTTTGGCAAAACGCCGGCGCCACGCTGCGGCCACTCGATCAGGCACAGGGCGTCGCCCTCGAAGTAATCGCGGATACCCAGGAACTCCAGCTCCTCGGGATCGACCAGGCGATAGAGGTCGAAATGAAAGGCGCGCACTGTGCCGATTTCATAGGGTTCGACCAGGGTGAAGGTAGGACTCTTCACCGCCCCGGCATGGCCTAGCCCACGCAGGATGCCGCGCGACAGGGTGGTCTTGCCGGCCCCCAGGTCGCCATGCAGATAGATGATGCCAACGCCGGCGCTGACCTGGGCGATACGCGCCCCCAGCTCCAGCATCGCCGTTTCGTCGGCGGCTTCGAGGGTCAACTCAGACAAGGACAGAACTCCTCCAGTAACAGACGAATGGTCGCCGGCAGATCACCGGCGGCCAGACCACGGCCCTGCAACGCGAGTGCTTCGCCCGCGCAAGCATGCAGCCAGACCGCCAGGCAGGCGGCATCGAAGGCGACCATACCCTGCGCCAGCAAGGCAGCAATCAAGCCGGTCAGGACATCGCCCAGGCCCGCCCCCGCCATGGCCGGATGGCCCCGGTCGCACAGTGCCAGGCGCCCATCCGGGGCAGCGATCAGACTGCCAGCCCCCTTGAGCACCACCACCGCGCTGTAACGTTGCGCCAGAGCATGCGCGGCGCTCGGGCGATCAGCCTGCACGGCAGCAGTATCCAGCCCCAGCAAGCGTGCGGCCTCGCCCGGATGGGGCGTCAGCACGATTTGGCGCGGCGCGGTGACCTGGCCGGCAGCCAGCAGATTGAGCGCATCGGCATCCCACACCTGGGGCAGGCTGCGCCCGGCGACGGCGGACAGCAGGCTGCGTGACCAGCCGCCCTGCCCCAGGCCCGGGCCAACTGCGCAGACATCGGCGCGCTCGAGCAACGCCAGCAACTGATTGGCCGACGCCACGCCCGTGCACATGATCTCGGGGCGCCGCACGAGGGACGCGCCAACATGCTCCGTCCGTGTCGCCAGCGACACCAGCCCCGCACCGGCACGCAAGGCGCTGTCGGCGCAGAGCAGGGCCGCACCGCCCATGCCCAGGTCGCCGCCTACCACCAGCAGATGGCCGAACTGGCCCTTGTGCGCCAACGGCGAGCGTGCCGACAGCCGCGGCACGTTGGCAGAATCCAGACGCTGCGCCAGGCAGGGGGCCTGCGCCAGCAACTCGGCATCCCCCTGTAGGTCATCGAACTGCAGCTCGCCGCATAGCTGCGGCCCCAACCCGGTGAACAGGCCGAGCTTGAGGGCGATGAAGGTCAGGGTCAGATCCGCCTGCACCGCGACGCCCAGGCAGGCGCCGTTGTCGGCATGCAAACCGGAGGGAATGTCCACCGCCAATACCGGCAGGCCACTATCATTGATCGTCTCGATGGCCTCGGCATAAGGCGCGCGCACAGCGCCGCTGAGGCCAGTGCCGAGCAAGGCATCGACCAGCACCCCCGCCAGGGGCGCAGAGATGCTCCAGGGCAGGATCTCGACGCCCGCATTGGTCGCCTCGCGGCAGGCCTGGGCGGCATCACCCTGCAGCGTTTGCGGGTCGCCCACGGCCAGCACGCGCACCCGCCAACCGGCGCGCTGGGCCAATGCGGCGATCAGGTAACCATCGCCGGCATTGTTGCCACGCCCGGTCAGAACGGTGATTTCGCCCGCCTCGGGCCAACGCCGGCGCAGCGCGCGCCAGGCGGCATGGGCGGCTCGGCTCATCAGCTCGAAGCCGGGGGTGCCAGCGGCGATCAGGCGGGCATCGAGCTGGCGCACCTGTGCGGCACTGTGCAGGCTGCAGGGTAAGGGTGTGGAATGCGGTTGCATGGCTCGCTCACGGCTGATGTCTGGCAGAATTATACCCACCTCAACCATCCGCGCCCGCCTCATGCCTGAACACAGCCTCGATCTCGACAACCTGGCGCAGTCCATCAAAGACTGGGGGCGCGAGCTGGGCTTTCAGCAGGTCGGCATCAGCGATGTCGAGCTGGGCGAGCACGAGGCCCATCTGCAGCGCTGGCTGGAGGCCGGCTATCAGGGCGAGATGGACTATATGGCCGCCCACGGCAGCAAGCGCGCGCACCCGGAGCAACTGGTGCCCGGCACGCTGCGTGTGGTGTCGCTGCGCATGGACTACCTGCCGGGCGACACGCAGATGAGCCAGCGCCTGGCCCAGCACGAGCAGGCTTATATCTCGCGTTATGCCCTGGGCCGCGACTATCACAAGCTGATCCGCAAGCGCCTGCAGCAACTGGCCGAGCGCATCCAGCAGGCCATCGGCCCGTTCGGCTACCGCGCCTTCGTCGACAGCGCCCCGGTGCTGGAAAAAGCCATCGCGGAAAAGGCCGGCCTGGGTTGGATCGGCAAGAACACCCTGGTACTCAATCGCAAGGCCGGTAGCTGGTTCTTCCTCGGCGAGCTGTTCGTCGACCTGCCGCTGCCAGTGGACGCCGCGCATGGCAGCGAGCATTGCGGACGTTGCAGCGCCTGCCTGGACATCTGCCCGACCAATGCGTTTGTCGGGCCTTACCGCCTGGATGCGCGGCGCTGCATCTCCTACCTGACCATCGAACTGAAAGGCTCGATCCCCGAGGAACTGCGCGCGCCCATCGGCAACCGCGTATTCGGCTGCGACGACTGCCAGATCGTCTGCCCCTGGAACCGCTTTGCCCGCCCCACCGAACAGGGCGATTTCCAGCCGCGCCACGGCCTGGACAATGTTGGCCTGGCCGAGCTGTTCCTGTGGACGGAAGAAGAGTTTCTCAGCCGCACCGAAGGCTCGCCGTTGCGCCGTGCCGGCTACGAGCGCTGGCTGCGCAACCTGGCGGTCGGCCTGGGCAACGCCCCCTCCACCATCCCGGTGCTGGAGGCCCTCAATGCACGCCGCGAACATCCGTCCGAGCTGGTGCGCGAACATGTGCAATGGGCGCTGGAGCGCCATGGGGAAAGCAGCCACAAGCCTCAAGCTGCAAGCAACAAGTAAAAGCCGCACACCCCGCCATCCCCGGATTGCATCCGGGCTACGCCGCTCTTGCTCTTAGCTTGCGGCTTGAAGCTTGCCGCTGCTTTCAAGCCTTGAGGAAATGCTGACGGTAGTGCTTGAGCTCGGCGATGGATTCGCGGATGTCATCCAGCGCCTGGTGGGTGGCGGTCTTCTGGAAGCTGTCCTTGACCTCCGGCGCCCACATGCCGGCAAGAATCTTCAGGGTTGAGACGTCCAGGTAGCGGTAGTGGAAGTAGGCTTCCAGCGCCGGCATGTACTTGTACAGGAAGCGCCGATCCTGACCGATGCTGTTGCCGCAGATCGGCGACTTGCCCTTGGGCACCCACTGTTCAAGGAAGGCGATGGTCTGCGCCTCGGCCGTGGCCGTGTCGATGCGGCTTTCACGCACGCGCTGGGTCAGGCCGCTCTGGCCATGGGTGCGGGTGTTCCATTCATCCATGCCAGCCAGGGTCTCGTCGCTCTGGTGAATGGCGATCACCGGGCCTTCGGCCAACACGTTGAGTTCGCTGTCGGTGACGATGGTGGCCATCTCGATGATCACGTCGCGCTCCGGCTCCAGGCCGGTCATTTCCAGGTCGATCCAGATCAGGTTGTTGGGGTTCTGCATGATGGGAGGCTCCTTGGCTCAGACGCGCAGTCTAACAGGCCGTTGAAAAACTACCTGCTAACGGATATCGGCACCCTTGATCTGCCACAGCAGCAACTGGGTCTGCCGCCCCTCGTTGATTGCCAGCAGCCGATCGGCCGGCACACCGAGAATCTCGAAGCTGTTGCTGATCAACCAGCTCCCCGGGCGCATCTCGGCCTGCGCCTTGGCCCACAGGCGCGGCATGGGCACGGGGGAGAGAAAGCAATAGACGACATCGAAATCCGCCAGATCCACCTGCCACAGGTTCAGGTAGCGGACGCGGCAATTGCCCTGCAACAAACAACGCAGCCAGGCGCAGAGAAACACCAGCGGCGCCGTCTCGACACCAACGAACTGGCCACGCGGAAAACGCCGCGCCAACTGCAGCAGGGTGCCGGCCGTGCCGCAGCCCAGATCGATGAAGCGCAGCGGCGGCTCGCGCTCGGCCAGCAAGTCCTGCAGATGCTGTTGCGCACGCCGCCCACTGAGGTACAGCGGCACCTGCTCACGCAAACTGTTCCAATTGACCAGCAGCAACACCACGAAACCCAGCAGATAGACCCAGCCGGGCAGCCCGAAGCGTTGCATGAGCAGCAGCGCCGGCACGAAGGCGAAATTGATCCAGCCCCACCAGCGCGACAAGCCCAGACGCCAACCGATCAGCGCAGCCAGCGCGCCCTGCAGCACGGCCACCGACAGCCACGACAGGCGCCAGGGCCACAGCGCCAGCAGATAGACCAGCACCACCACCAGAGCAACGGCGACTCCCTGCGCCAGCAAGGCTCGCATCACCGGCAGGTGTACCAGGCTCATCCGCTCATCTGTCTGCATTGCACGTCCTCGATCAAGGCGACCGAATCGGCGCCAGAGCGCCATGCTAAACTCGCCGCGACCGACACTCCACCACCCGGACGCTCCATGGCCAAACGCCAACTCAACCGCCGCCAGAGCTGGCGCATCGAAAAAATCCAGGGCGAGCGCGCCGCCCGCGCGGCCAAGCGCGAATCTCGTGCCGTCGAAGCCTTGGAAGGCGGCGATCTGGGTCCCGAGCAGACCGGCCTGGTAATCGCCCACTTCGGCGTACAGGTGGAAGTCGAAGCGCTGCAGGGCGAAAGCAGCGGTCAGGTGTTTCGCTGCCACCTGCGCGCCAACCTGCCAACCCTGGTGACCGGCGATCAGGTGGTCTGGCGCCCAGGCAACCAGGGTGACGGTGTGATCGTCGCGCAACTGCCGAGAAACAGCGAGCTGTGCCGCCCAGACATGCGCGGCCACCTCAAGCCGGTGGCGGCCAACGTCGACCAGATCGTCATCGTCTTCGCGCCCCTGCCCGAACCCCATGCCAACCTGATCGACCGCTACCTGGTGGCCGCCGAGCATGCCGGCATCCAACCCCTGCTGCTGCTGAACAAGGCCGACCTGATCGACGCTGGCAACAGCGAGGTGCTCGGCGCCCTGCTCGAAGTCTATCGCGAGCTGGACTATCCGCTGCTGGAGGTGTCGGCACGCCAGGGCGGGGGCATGGAGCGACTGCAGGAGCGCCTGAACGGCCATGTCAGTGTCTTCGTCGGCCAGTCCGGTGTCGGCAAGTCTTCGCTGGTCAACAGCCTGCTGCCGGGCGTCGATACCCGAGTCGGTGCATTGTCGGAGCTGACCGGCAAGGGAACGCACACCACCACCACGGCGCGCCTGTTCCACTTCCCTGGCGGCGGCCAATTGATCGACTCGCCCGGCATCCGCGAATTCGGCCTGGGGCATGTCAGCCGTGACGACGTGGAAGCGGGCTTCATCGAGTTCCACGAACTGCTCGGGCGCTGCCGCTTCCGCGACTGCAAGCATGACCGCGAACCGGGCTGCGCCCTGCTGCAGGCCCTGGAGGATGGGCGCATCAAGCCGCAGCGCATGGCCAGCTACCGGCACATCATCGCCAGCCTGCCACAGGACGATTACTGACGGTTGAGCTGGTCGAGCGAGGTGCCGCCGCTGTCGAAGATGTTCAGACGCTGACGTAGCTGGTCGGCGGGCAATGCGTCAGTCTCGGGGGTGCCCTTGGCACCACTGTCCGGCGCACTGCCAGGCGTTCCTGCTGGCGCCGCTCCCTCTTGTGCAGGCGCGGCCTCACTGCCCTGCTCACCCTCGATATCGCGCTGGGCACGCTTGGTCAGAACGACGATATCGATGCGCCGATTGACCGGATTGAACGGATCTTCACGGTCGAACAGCGCCGACGAGGCATAGCCCACCACCCGTGCCACCTGCTCGTCCGGGTAGCCACCGGCGACCAGAGTACGCCGCGCTGCATTGGCGCGGTTGGCCGACAGCTCCCAGTTGCCGAAGTCGCCGCGCCCAACGAAGGGCTTGGCATCGGTATGGCCGCTGATGCTGATCTTGTTCGGCACGGCCTTGATGGTGTCGGCCATGGCCAGCAGGATGTCCTCGAAGTAGGGTTGCAGCTCGGCACTGCCAAGGGCGAACATCGGCCGGTTCGCGGCATCCATGATCTGGATGCGCAGGCCATCCTGAGTGATCTCGAACAGGATCTGATCCTTGAAGCGCTGCAGCTCGGGGTTTTCCTCCACCTTGTTCTGCAACTCCTGCAGCAGCAGCTCCAGACGCTCACGCTCCATCTTGTCGGCCAGGGTCTCGATCTGATCGGCGCTGACACTGGTTTCGTCCGGCTGACTCTCCGGCGTTTCCGAGACATCCGGGTTGAGGGTGCGCTCGGGTGCCGGCGTCGGCGTGCCACCCAGGTCGATGGCGTAGGGGCTGGCACTTTCGGTGAAGCCGATGGGATCCTGGAAATAACCGGAGATGGCCTTCTTCTGCTCGGGGGTGGCCGAGGTCATCAGCCACATCACCAGGAAGAACGCCATCATGGCGGTGGCGAAGTCGGCGAAGGCGATCTTCCAGGCACCACCATGGTGCCCGCCCGCGGTCTTCTTGACCCGCTTGACGATGATGGGTTGGTTGTTCTCCATCGCTTAGCTGCCGCGCATGGCCTGCTCGAGCTCGCTGAAGCTCGGGCGATGGGCCGGGTACAGCACCTTGCGACCGAACTCCACGGCCAGCGTCGGCGGCATGCCGGAAGCAGAAGCGACCAGGCTCGCCTTGATCGCCTCGTAGAGATTCACCTCTTCCTTGGCATCGTGCTCGAGCGCGTTGGATAGCGGCCCGAAGAAACCGTAGGAGGCAAGAATGCCGAGGAAGGTCCCCACCAGTGCCGTACCCACCTTCTCACCGATCTGCGCGTTGTCCGCCTCGGCCAGGATCGACATGGTAATCACGATACCCAGTACCGCCGCCACGATACCCATGGCCGGCATACCGTCGGCCACCTTGGCCACAGCATGGGCCGGGTGTTCCAGTTCTTCCTTGAGGCTGGCCAGCTCCATGTCGAACAGCCCCTCCAGCTCGTGCGGCGCCATGTTGCCGGACGACATGATGCGCAGGTAATCGCAGATGAACGCGGTCATGCGCGCATCCTTGATCACCCCGGGGTACTTGCTGAAGATCGCGCTGGCGTTGGGATCCTCGATATCGGCCTCGATGGCCATCATGCCTTCGCGTCGGCTCTTGTTGAGAATCTCGTAGAGCAGCTTGAGCACTTCAAGGTAATAGGTATGGGTGAAGCGGGTGCCGAACATGCTCAGGGATTTCTTGAACACCAACATGAACATGTTGCCCGGGTTGGACTGCAGGAACGCCCCTAGTGCCGCACCGCCGATGATCAGAACCTCGAAAGGGTGGATCAATGCCATGAACTTCCCGCCCGAAAGTATGAAGCCACCGAGCACGCAGCCAAAAACGACAATGATGCCTATGATTTTTACCATGGAATAAACGCTTGCAGAGCCTAGTGGATGGGTTATTGAAAACAACCCTTCTAATTATCGGAACTTATACGCCAGACTATAGCCAGTTAAGGTCAAAAGCCAGTTTGGCTCACGTTGAAGATGCCGACCCCCAAACCCATGCCGCGCAGTCTCGATGCCTGGTTGCAGCTACTGGGCCCTTTACGCCTGCCTCTCGAGCAGACGCAGCATGCGCATCTTTGCCGCACCCTGGCCGACAGCCGCAAGACCTGGCGCGACATGGCCGACCAGATAGAGCTTAGCCCAACCTTCGCGCTGCAAATATTGCGTGAGGCCAACCAGTCCGGCGGCAGCCTGAGCGAGCCGGCCGACAGCCTGGAAGCCGCCCTCGCCCGCCTGGGCCTTGCACGCTGCGAAAACCTGCTCAAGCAGACGCCTTCGATACCGGAAGCGGAAATTCCCCAGTCCCTGCGCCAGATCCTGCTGATCAGCCAGCATGCCAGCCAACAGGCGCGCGGCCTGTTCGGCACGCGCCTGGCCCGCTTGTGGAATGAGCTGCATGGTTGCAGCCTGCTGTTTCTCGCACCGCTGTGGCCCCTGCTCAACAGCTACCCACAACTGTTCAACACCTGGGAGCAGCGCGTGCTGGTCAAGGGCGAGCCGGCCAACAAGGTCGAACATGAACTTCTGGGTGTTTCGCTGATCCAGCTCTGCTTGAAACTGGCCGAGCGCTGGCGCCTGCCGGAATGGATCGTGCGCAGCTACCAGCTACTGGCCCGCGATCGCCGGCAACTGGTCAAGGCGCTGCATATCGCCCGTGACAACGAACATCCTCTGCATCAGCAGCAGATGCTCGACGCCGACATTCCTCTGCGCCACTGGCTGACCCAGCCCAGCAATTGCGTATTGCTGGCCAACGGCCTGGCCGTGTCGGCGCACCATGCCTGGAATACCGACCACTGCCTGCGCTGGCAACGCCTGGTCGGGCTCTATCTGCAGATACCGCTGAGCGACGTGCAACAGCAGGTGCACCAGCAGGCAGTCAGTAGCGCCAGAACCGGGCACGATCCCAGCCTCTGGCACCCGGCACAAGCACTGCTGTGGCCCTGGCAGGCACGCCATCTGGTGTCCGCCGAGCCGCGCGCGGGCGCGGCCAAGCAGGCCGTGCCCGAGGTCTGGCGCCAGCAGTGCATGCGCCTGATTCGCGAGCCCAGCGACTTCAGCAACTCGCAACAATTGATCACCTGCGCTCGCGATGCCCTCCAGGCCTGTGGTCTGCAGCGCATCCTGCTACTGCTTGCCGACCGCCAACATACGCGCCTGCAAGCGCAACAGAGCGCTGGCCTGGGCAAGGCCGCACAAGGGCTCAACCTCGACCCGGCCAAGAGCCATATCCTGCGCCGCCTGCTCAGCCAGCCAGGGCAGTTGCGCCTGACCCCGGACAATGCCGCGCAGTATTCGGCCCTGCTGCCAGGCGAACTCAAGGCGCTGTTCGTGGGCGAGCACCTGCTGCTGCGCTCACTTGCCAACAATGGTCGAGTGGTCATGCTGCTGCTCGCCGACCAGGGCGGGCAGCCGTTCACCGAGAGCGGCCTGCAGGCCTTTGCCAAAACGGCGCAATGCATCGAGCGCGCCCTGAGCAACTTCAGCAAACGCTCACGCTGAGGGCAAAGCCACAAGCCTGGCGACCTTTCCGCTACAATCGGCCTCTTTCCATTGCGGGAGGCCCCATGTCCCCCTTCGCCGATCTGCCGCTGGTCATAGAGCCCGCCGAGCTCGCCGCACGCCTGGATGCGGACGACTTGATACTGGTCGATCTCAGCAGCGCTGCACGCTATGCCGAAGGGCATATTCCCGGCGCGCGCTGGGTCGATAGCAAGCGCACCCAGCTCGGCCAGCCCCCGGCGCCTGGGCTA
The genomic region above belongs to Pseudomonas sp. GOM7 and contains:
- a CDS encoding HDOD domain-containing protein, whose protein sequence is MPTPKPMPRSLDAWLQLLGPLRLPLEQTQHAHLCRTLADSRKTWRDMADQIELSPTFALQILREANQSGGSLSEPADSLEAALARLGLARCENLLKQTPSIPEAEIPQSLRQILLISQHASQQARGLFGTRLARLWNELHGCSLLFLAPLWPLLNSYPQLFNTWEQRVLVKGEPANKVEHELLGVSLIQLCLKLAERWRLPEWIVRSYQLLARDRRQLVKALHIARDNEHPLHQQQMLDADIPLRHWLTQPSNCVLLANGLAVSAHHAWNTDHCLRWQRLVGLYLQIPLSDVQQQVHQQAVSSARTGHDPSLWHPAQALLWPWQARHLVSAEPRAGAAKQAVPEVWRQQCMRLIREPSDFSNSQQLITCARDALQACGLQRILLLLADRQHTRLQAQQSAGLGKAAQGLNLDPAKSHILRRLLSQPGQLRLTPDNAAQYSALLPGELKALFVGEHLLLRSLANNGRVVMLLLADQGGQPFTESGLQAFAKTAQCIERALSNFSKRSR
- the motB gene encoding flagellar motor protein MotB — encoded protein: MENNQPIIVKRVKKTAGGHHGGAWKIAFADFATAMMAFFLVMWLMTSATPEQKKAISGYFQDPIGFTESASPYAIDLGGTPTPAPERTLNPDVSETPESQPDETSVSADQIETLADKMERERLELLLQELQNKVEENPELQRFKDQILFEITQDGLRIQIMDAANRPMFALGSAELQPYFEDILLAMADTIKAVPNKISISGHTDAKPFVGRGDFGNWELSANRANAARRTLVAGGYPDEQVARVVGYASSALFDREDPFNPVNRRIDIVVLTKRAQRDIEGEQGSEAAPAQEGAAPAGTPGSAPDSGAKGTPETDALPADQLRQRLNIFDSGGTSLDQLNRQ
- the motA gene encoding flagellar motor stator protein MotA — its product is MVKIIGIIVVFGCVLGGFILSGGKFMALIHPFEVLIIGGAALGAFLQSNPGNMFMLVFKKSLSMFGTRFTHTYYLEVLKLLYEILNKSRREGMMAIEADIEDPNASAIFSKYPGVIKDARMTAFICDYLRIMSSGNMAPHELEGLFDMELASLKEELEHPAHAVAKVADGMPAMGIVAAVLGIVITMSILAEADNAQIGEKVGTALVGTFLGILASYGFFGPLSNALEHDAKEEVNLYEAIKASLVASASGMPPTLAVEFGRKVLYPAHRPSFSELEQAMRGS